The proteins below are encoded in one region of Sminthopsis crassicaudata isolate SCR6 chromosome 1, ASM4859323v1, whole genome shotgun sequence:
- the PDE4A gene encoding 3',5'-cyclic-AMP phosphodiesterase 4A isoform X4, with product MPLVDFFCETCSKPWLVGWWDQFKRMLNRELTHLSEMSRSGNQVSEYISTTFLDKQADVEIPSPTPKEQEKQLQQRPQRQPMSQISGVKKLTHSSSLSNSGIPRFGVKTDQEELLGQELENLNKWGLNIFQVSEFSNGRSLGCIMYTIFQERDLLKTFKIPVDTLVTYMLTLEDHYHADVAYHNSLHAADVLQSTHVLLATPALDAVFTDLEILAALFAAAIHDVDHPGVSNQFLINTNSELALMYNDESVLENHHLAVGFKLLQEENCDIFQNLNKRQRQSLRRMVIDMVLATDMSKHMSLLADLKTMVETKKVTSSGVLLLDNYTDRIQVLRNMVHCADLSNPTKPLALYRQWTDRIMEEFFHQGDKERERGMEISPMCDKHTASVEKSQVGFIDYIVHPLWETWADLVHPDAQEILDTLEDNRDWYHSAIPQSPSPPPEEPPGQPQDRFQFELICEEDTAAPKAVTHLEGEDESAPEKGRVGPGHGPQKGSLPAPPSTRPLSPARAWIIPESCPTPDTTEEEEGWLTESTPAKEEQQPAIVPPRELKAEVEVTEAEAEAETETEAETSSPAEEEPPRETQALASLGDLGCPT from the exons ATGCCACTGGTGGATTTCTTCTGTGAGACCTGCTCCAAACCATGGCTGGTGGGCTGGTGGGACCAG TTCAAGAGGATGCTGAACCGTGAGCTGacacacctatcagaaatgagCCGATCGGGGAACCAGGTCTCGGAATACATCTCCACCACCTTCCTGG ACAAGCAGGCTGATGTAGAGATTCCATCCCCTACCCCCAAGGAGCAGGAGAAGCAGCTTCAGCAACGGCCACAGAGGCAACCCATGTCCCAAATCAGTGGAGTCAAAAAGCTCACCCACAGTTCCAGTCTCAGCAACTCGGGCATCCCTCGATTTGGGGTCAAGACTGACCAGGAGGAGCTATTGGGCCAG GAACTGGAAAACCTAAACAAGTGGGGCCTTAATATCTTCCAAGTATCTGAATTCTCCAATGGCCGTTCGCTAGGATGTATCATGTATACCATATTCCAG GAGAGAGACCTGCTGAAGACCTTTAAGATTCCAGTGGATACACTGGTGACCTACATGCTAACTCTGGAGGACCACTACCACGCTGATGTGGCCTATCATAACAGCCTGCATGCCGCTGATGTTCTGCAGTCCACACACGTGCTTCTGGCCACACCAGCACTTGAT GCTGTGTTCACAGACCTGGAAATCCTAGCTGCTTTGTTCGCTGCTGCCATCCATGATGTTGACCACCCAGGGGTCTCTAACCAGTTCCTCATCAATACAA ACTCAGAACTAGCCCTGATGTACAATGATGAGTCTGTGTTGGAGAATCATCACCTGGCTGTGGGCTTCAAGCTGCTGCAGGAGGAGAACTGTGACATCTTCCAGAACTTGAACAAGAGGCAGAGGCAAAGTCTTCGAAGGATGGTCATTGATATG GTGCTGGCCACAGACATGTCCAAACACATGAGCCTTCTGGCTGACCTCAAGACCATGGTGGAAACTAAAAAAGTGACAAGCTCAGGGGTCCTGCTGTTGGACAATTATACGGATCGAATACAG GTCCTTCGGAACATGGTGCACTGTGCTGACCTCAGCAACCCGACAAAGCCACTGGCACTGTACAGGCAATGGACTGACCGCATCATGGAAGAGTTCTTCCACCAGGGAGACAAGGAGCGGGAGAGAGGCATGGAGATTAGCCCCATGTGTGACAAGCACACGGCATCTGTGGAGAAATCCCAG GTGGGCTTCATCGACTACATTGTACATCCACTATGGGAGACGTGGGCAGACCTGGTTCATCCTGATGCCCAGGAGATTCTGGACACGCTGGAGGACAATCGGGACTGGTATCATAGTGCTATCCCACAGAGCCCCTCGCCACCCCCCGAAGAGCCACCTGGCCAGCCCCAGGACAGGTTCCAATTTGAACTGATCTGTGAGGAGGACACAGCAGCCCCGAAGGCAGTCACCCATTTGGAGGGAGAGGATGAGTCAGCCCCCGAGAAGGGGCGGGTAGGCCCAGGCCATGGCCCCCAAAAGGGCAGCCTGCCCGCCCCACCTTCCACAAGGCCCTTAAGTCCAGCCAGAGCTTGGATAATTCCAGAGAGCTGTCCAACACCAGACACCACGGAGGAGGAAGAAGGGTGGCTGACGGAGTCCACACCAGCCAAAGAGGAGCAGCAGCCAGCCATAGTGCCGCCTCGGGAGCTGAAAGCAGAAGTAGAAGTAACAGAGGCCGAGGCCGAggccgagaccgagaccgaggcCGAAACCTCCTCTCCAGCAGAGGAAGAACCCCCAAGGGAGACCCAAGCGTTAGCCAGTCTAGGGGACCTAGGATGTCCAACCTGA